The Frondihabitans australicus genome includes a region encoding these proteins:
- a CDS encoding SDR family NAD(P)-dependent oxidoreductase, whose product MTTTLITGANKGLGYETARRLIEAGHTVWIGARDAERGQKAADELGASFVQLDVTSQESVDAAVTTVTAAGGLDVLVNNAGITGPHRDAADLEAADFEEVYAVNVFGAARMIRAFLPTLQESAAPTVVNVTSGLGSFAEVHDTSRVESTVIAPTYCSSKSALTMMTVQYAKALPWLRINAADPGYTATDLNGNSGHQTVTEGTDAIVGLATAGVDGESGKFVDRNGVAPF is encoded by the coding sequence ATGACAACGACACTCATCACCGGGGCCAACAAGGGCCTCGGCTACGAAACCGCCCGCCGCCTGATCGAGGCCGGGCACACCGTGTGGATCGGCGCCCGCGACGCCGAGCGCGGCCAGAAGGCCGCCGACGAGCTCGGCGCCTCGTTCGTGCAGCTCGACGTCACGTCGCAGGAGTCGGTGGACGCGGCCGTCACGACCGTCACCGCCGCGGGCGGCCTCGACGTGCTCGTGAACAACGCCGGCATCACCGGACCGCACCGCGACGCCGCCGACCTCGAGGCGGCGGACTTCGAGGAGGTGTACGCGGTGAACGTGTTCGGCGCCGCGCGCATGATCCGCGCCTTCCTGCCCACGCTGCAGGAGTCGGCGGCCCCGACCGTGGTGAACGTCACCAGCGGCCTCGGATCGTTCGCCGAGGTGCACGACACCTCCCGCGTGGAGTCGACGGTGATCGCACCGACCTACTGCTCGTCGAAGTCGGCGCTCACCATGATGACGGTGCAGTACGCCAAGGCGCTCCCGTGGCTGCGCATCAACGCCGCCGACCCGGGATACACGGCGACCGACCTCAACGGCAACTCGGGGCACCAGACCGTGACCGAGGGGACGGATGCGATCGTGGGGTTGGCGACTGCGGGTGTTGACGGCGAATCAGGAAAGTTCGTCGACCGGAACGGCGTCGCTCCCTTCTGA
- a CDS encoding helix-turn-helix transcriptional regulator produces MQTERAGLGPLLKAWRERLSPADVGLPSGGNRRAVGLRREELAALAGLSVDYVVRLEQGRATNPSEQVVASLARALQLGDLEREHLYVLAHLLPPSPGRVSRHIPAGVQRLVARLGETPIAVFTASWDLVTWSPLWAALLGDPSGLAERDRNLLRMRFSGRMMGNPVRSGRDPKLFESALVSDLRCIAARYPDDPGVRSLIADLLETSEGFAALWRGGAVGEHVSERKTVENPLVGEVELDCDVFTVPGADLRIVAYTVAAGTPEAEKLDFLRVSALAALRS; encoded by the coding sequence ATGCAGACGGAGCGCGCGGGGCTCGGCCCCCTTCTGAAGGCCTGGCGCGAGAGACTGTCGCCGGCCGACGTCGGACTGCCCTCGGGCGGCAACCGCCGGGCCGTGGGCCTCCGCCGCGAGGAGCTCGCGGCGCTCGCGGGCCTCAGCGTGGACTACGTCGTGCGGCTCGAGCAGGGCCGTGCGACGAACCCGTCGGAGCAGGTCGTGGCGTCGCTCGCCCGGGCCCTCCAGCTCGGCGACCTCGAGCGGGAGCATCTGTACGTGCTGGCGCACCTGCTGCCGCCGTCGCCGGGGCGGGTGTCGAGGCACATCCCGGCGGGGGTGCAGCGGCTCGTCGCCCGGCTCGGCGAGACGCCGATCGCCGTCTTCACGGCCTCCTGGGACCTCGTCACCTGGAGCCCGCTCTGGGCAGCGCTGCTGGGCGACCCGTCGGGCCTCGCCGAGCGAGACCGGAACCTGCTGCGGATGCGCTTCTCGGGGCGCATGATGGGCAACCCCGTGCGCTCCGGCCGCGACCCGAAGCTCTTCGAGAGCGCGCTCGTCTCCGACCTGCGTTGCATCGCCGCCCGCTACCCCGATGACCCGGGTGTGCGGTCGCTGATCGCCGACCTCCTGGAGACGAGCGAGGGCTTCGCCGCCCTCTGGCGGGGCGGCGCCGTCGGAGAGCACGTTTCCGAGCGCAAGACGGTCGAGAACCCGCTCGTCGGCGAGGTCGAGCTCGACTGCGACGTGTTCACGGTGCCGGGAGCGGACCTCAGGATCGTGGCGTACACCGTCGCGGCGGGCACGCCCGAGGCCGAGAAGCTCGACTTCCTGAGGGTCAGCGCGCTCGCCGCCCTCCGGAGCTAG
- a CDS encoding MarR family winged helix-turn-helix transcriptional regulator, with translation MTQVEPGRTRPDEPQELSVVDAAAQLSFAVLEVLTRVSATENLSVTQLRVLGILRDREPTMADLADRLGLDRSSVTGLVDRAEKRGLVRRAPSLHDARSTTVALTDEGRRVGATLEAAYEAGVGDLLSGSSEVDHAALVRVTRGVPRRR, from the coding sequence ATGACACAGGTCGAACCCGGGCGCACGCGACCCGACGAGCCGCAGGAGCTCAGCGTGGTCGACGCGGCCGCGCAGCTCTCGTTCGCCGTGCTCGAGGTGCTGACTCGCGTCTCGGCGACCGAGAACCTCTCCGTGACGCAGCTGCGCGTGCTGGGGATCCTGCGCGACCGCGAGCCGACCATGGCCGACCTCGCCGACCGGCTCGGCCTCGACCGATCGAGCGTCACCGGCCTCGTCGACCGCGCCGAGAAGCGCGGCCTCGTGCGGCGCGCCCCCTCGCTCCACGACGCCCGCAGCACGACCGTCGCCCTCACCGACGAAGGCCGACGCGTCGGCGCGACACTCGAGGCGGCGTACGAGGCAGGCGTCGGCGACCTCCTCTCGGGGTCGAGCGAGGTCGACCACGCGGCACTCGTGCGAGTCACGCGAGGCGTGCCCCGGCGTCGCTGA
- a CDS encoding ABC transporter permease subunit yields the protein MSTATLAPQAARGHANLSRLTFGGLLRSEWIKLRSLRSTFWCYALILLLNVGFAALIANVGLGGRDARGPGGAAAASAGMAGATTVVTLGINFTVLIAAVLGALVITGEYATGMVKSTFTGDPRRLGAVFSKAIVFGVVTFVVGFVSLILATVVATPLLSNSSNISIDWSDGTFWLSLVAGAGFLALAGLISFFLGLIVRSSAGGIAAGIGLLFVADIVMNIIVSITQAKWASNVQAFLPSEAGSKMFGYGSGTASVKDGLITLDQTQGFLVVIGWVVLTGIIALILVKRRDV from the coding sequence ATGAGCACCGCCACTCTCGCTCCCCAAGCCGCTCGCGGCCACGCCAACCTCTCGCGGCTGACGTTCGGCGGGCTCCTGCGCTCCGAATGGATCAAGCTGCGCTCGCTCCGGTCGACGTTCTGGTGCTACGCGCTGATCCTGCTGCTGAACGTCGGGTTCGCCGCGCTCATCGCGAACGTCGGGCTCGGTGGCCGCGACGCACGGGGACCCGGCGGGGCAGCCGCAGCGAGCGCCGGCATGGCCGGCGCGACCACAGTCGTGACGCTGGGCATCAACTTCACTGTGCTCATCGCCGCCGTGCTCGGCGCCCTGGTGATCACGGGCGAGTACGCCACGGGCATGGTCAAGTCGACCTTCACCGGCGACCCCCGCCGCCTCGGCGCCGTCTTCTCGAAGGCGATCGTCTTCGGTGTGGTGACCTTCGTCGTCGGGTTCGTCTCGCTGATCCTCGCGACCGTCGTCGCGACGCCTCTGCTGTCGAACTCGTCGAACATCTCGATCGACTGGTCAGACGGCACCTTCTGGCTGTCTCTGGTGGCCGGAGCCGGGTTCCTCGCCCTCGCCGGCCTCATCTCGTTCTTCCTCGGCCTGATCGTCCGCTCGAGCGCGGGCGGAATCGCCGCCGGCATCGGCCTGCTCTTCGTCGCCGACATCGTGATGAACATCATCGTCTCGATCACGCAGGCGAAGTGGGCGAGCAACGTGCAGGCGTTCCTGCCCTCCGAGGCCGGGTCGAAGATGTTCGGCTACGGCTCGGGCACGGCCAGCGTCAAGGACGGCCTCATCACGCTCGACCAGACGCAGGGCTTCCTCGTCGTGATCGGCTGGGTCGTGCTCACGGGCATCATCGCGCTGATTCTCGTCAAGCGCCGCGACGTGTAG
- a CDS encoding quinone oxidoreductase family protein — MKAALVTSFAEPPRYADVPEPVPVAGAGDVLVEVLASGLHPRIRSQADGSHYTSGDALPLVPGLDGVGRTPDGRLAYFVLGDTPLGAMAEKTLVDPRRMIPLPDDADPVLIAAAMNPAMSSWVAFRRRVTFEPGMSVLILGATGSAGQLAVQIARHLGARDIVAAGRGQERLDALRPLGATATIDLAAAPDAVAAEISAKAAEVDVVIDYLWGEPAQNAIMPLLLGRADRSRLVEWVQIGSVAGADIALGSAALRQANIRFLGSGQGSNSAAGIVAELPSLVAELVAGTFTIDADGVPLAEVTRVWQEPATRRVVLLP; from the coding sequence ATGAAGGCAGCACTCGTCACCTCGTTCGCCGAGCCGCCCCGCTATGCCGACGTGCCCGAGCCGGTTCCGGTCGCAGGAGCCGGCGACGTGCTCGTCGAGGTCCTCGCCTCGGGCCTCCACCCGCGCATCCGCTCCCAGGCCGACGGCTCGCACTACACCTCCGGCGACGCTCTGCCGCTCGTCCCCGGACTCGACGGCGTCGGGCGCACGCCCGACGGCCGCCTCGCGTACTTCGTGCTGGGCGACACCCCGCTCGGGGCGATGGCCGAGAAGACTCTGGTCGACCCGCGGCGCATGATCCCGCTGCCCGACGACGCCGACCCGGTGCTCATCGCCGCCGCCATGAACCCGGCCATGTCGTCGTGGGTGGCTTTCCGCCGCAGAGTGACGTTCGAGCCGGGCATGTCGGTGCTGATCCTGGGCGCGACCGGATCGGCCGGGCAGCTCGCCGTGCAGATCGCCCGGCACCTCGGCGCCCGCGACATCGTGGCCGCCGGCCGCGGGCAGGAGAGGCTCGACGCCCTCCGGCCACTCGGCGCGACCGCCACGATCGACCTCGCCGCCGCCCCCGACGCCGTCGCCGCCGAGATCTCGGCGAAGGCCGCCGAGGTCGACGTGGTGATCGACTACCTCTGGGGCGAGCCGGCGCAGAACGCGATCATGCCGCTGCTGCTCGGGCGGGCCGACCGGAGCCGGCTGGTCGAGTGGGTGCAGATCGGATCGGTCGCAGGAGCCGACATCGCGCTTGGGTCGGCAGCCCTCCGCCAGGCGAACATCCGGTTCCTCGGCTCGGGGCAGGGCTCCAACTCGGCCGCCGGCATCGTGGCGGAGCTGCCCTCCCTCGTCGCCGAGCTCGTCGCCGGCACGTTCACCATCGACGCGGACGGCGTGCCTCTCGCCGAGGTCACGCGGGTGTGGCAGGAGCCGGCGACGCGGCGCGTGGTGCTCCTCCCGTAG
- a CDS encoding ABC transporter ATP-binding protein, with protein sequence MIHADNLTKRYGERTALDHVSFDVKPGLVTGFLGPNGAGKSTTMRLIVGLDRATSGDVTVNGKHYSEHRAPLREVGVLLDAKAVHRGRSAYDHLLAMGATHGIGKKRVQEVIALTGLETVAKKRVGGFSLGMGQRLGIAAALLGDPATLILDEPVNGLDPEGVVWVRNLARHLAKEGRTVFLSSHLMSEMAQTADHIIVLGRGRVIADESVETILARAQGDGVRVRTPQAGQLTGLLTSAGVTVTGTAADLLEVHGMPSSRIGELAAGAGVVLHELTPLAGSLEDAYMSLTQDEVEYRDTSAAAAFAGGATAPVAPESARQTEEVAR encoded by the coding sequence ATGATCCACGCGGACAACCTCACCAAGCGCTACGGCGAACGCACCGCCCTCGACCACGTCTCGTTCGACGTCAAGCCCGGTCTCGTCACCGGCTTCCTCGGCCCGAACGGCGCCGGAAAGTCGACGACGATGCGCCTCATCGTCGGACTCGACCGCGCCACCTCGGGCGACGTCACCGTCAACGGCAAGCACTACTCCGAGCACCGCGCACCCCTGCGCGAGGTCGGCGTGCTGCTCGACGCCAAGGCCGTGCACCGCGGCCGCAGCGCCTACGACCACCTGCTCGCCATGGGCGCGACCCACGGCATCGGCAAGAAGCGGGTGCAGGAGGTCATCGCCCTCACCGGACTCGAGACCGTCGCGAAGAAGCGCGTCGGCGGCTTCTCACTCGGCATGGGGCAGCGCCTCGGCATCGCCGCCGCTCTGCTCGGCGACCCGGCGACGCTGATCCTCGACGAGCCCGTCAACGGCCTCGACCCCGAGGGCGTCGTCTGGGTACGAAACCTCGCGCGCCACCTGGCGAAGGAGGGTCGCACGGTCTTCCTCTCGTCGCACCTCATGAGCGAGATGGCGCAGACCGCCGACCACATCATCGTGCTCGGTCGCGGCCGCGTGATCGCCGACGAGTCCGTCGAGACGATCCTGGCTCGCGCCCAGGGTGACGGCGTGCGCGTGCGCACCCCGCAGGCCGGGCAGCTCACCGGGCTGCTCACGTCGGCCGGTGTGACCGTCACCGGCACCGCCGCCGACCTTCTCGAGGTGCACGGCATGCCGTCGTCGCGCATCGGCGAGCTCGCCGCGGGCGCCGGTGTCGTGCTGCACGAGCTTACACCGCTGGCCGGCTCGCTCGAGGACGCCTACATGTCCCTCACCCAGGACGAAGTGGAGTACCGCGACACGAGCGCGGCCGCCGCGTTCGCCGGCGGCGCCACCGCGCCCGTCGCACCCGAGTCCGCCCGTCAGACCGAGGAGGTCGCCCGATGA
- a CDS encoding class I adenylate-forming enzyme family protein: MTGSANSDYDATVFRGVFENHYTYATGVERNIHRYATRTALTDSETGRSWTYRELGEVTGQLASGLAKRGVGTGDVVCYQLMNRPEFAFLYVATQGIRAVGSPMNFRLAAGETAFILDDSKPVVFLFEAADASIIANALELAEHRPPVLVAVGPEDHSAVEGAIGFAELLDPEGPSFTAPKDGSTWDETTRLYTSGTTGRPKAVPLTSLNEVLTAHDVIINMSLTPKDKTMNMSPWFHRGGTYCAGPNTVFYMGAEAVTLPRFDAGLVLDLVQNEGVTYVIGAPTNLERLADEQEAHHRDLSTLKGIVTMGAPFERNAALRYQKVLTPNISNGYGTTEAFWNTFLPGDELTTYAGAAGRASIDDDVVIVAVRGTGLGDPSDQVAKDGKEIGEVAVRSIKSGYTYRNNPAEDAKKFRDGWFYAGDLATWNEDEVITVVGRKDDMIISGGENVHPVQVEETLAAHEGVADSIVCGLPDQEWGQLVVAYVVRKDGALGDEQAAADELEAFCRASIDLADFKRPRLYAFVKELPYTATGKKQHFVMQGQSARDHADGRFVRPAR, encoded by the coding sequence GTGACCGGAAGTGCCAACAGCGACTACGACGCCACCGTCTTCCGGGGCGTCTTCGAGAACCACTACACGTACGCCACCGGCGTCGAGCGGAACATCCACCGCTACGCGACCCGCACGGCCCTCACCGACTCCGAGACGGGCCGGAGCTGGACCTACCGCGAGCTCGGCGAGGTCACCGGCCAGCTCGCCTCGGGTCTCGCGAAGCGCGGGGTGGGCACGGGCGACGTGGTCTGCTACCAGCTGATGAACCGGCCCGAGTTCGCCTTCCTCTACGTCGCCACGCAGGGCATCAGGGCCGTCGGCTCGCCGATGAACTTCCGCCTCGCGGCCGGCGAGACCGCCTTCATCCTCGACGACTCGAAGCCCGTCGTCTTCCTCTTCGAGGCCGCCGACGCCTCGATCATCGCGAACGCGCTCGAGCTGGCCGAGCACCGCCCGCCGGTGCTCGTGGCCGTGGGGCCCGAAGACCATTCGGCCGTCGAGGGGGCGATCGGATTCGCCGAGCTCCTCGATCCTGAGGGCCCCTCGTTCACCGCGCCGAAGGACGGCTCGACCTGGGACGAGACGACGCGCCTGTACACGTCTGGAACCACCGGCCGCCCGAAGGCCGTGCCGCTGACCAGCCTCAACGAGGTGCTCACGGCGCACGACGTGATCATCAACATGTCGCTCACGCCGAAGGACAAGACGATGAACATGTCGCCGTGGTTCCACCGCGGCGGCACGTACTGCGCCGGGCCGAACACGGTGTTCTACATGGGTGCGGAGGCGGTCACACTGCCCCGGTTCGACGCGGGCCTCGTGCTCGACCTCGTGCAGAACGAGGGCGTGACGTACGTGATCGGCGCTCCCACCAACCTCGAGCGCCTCGCCGACGAGCAGGAGGCCCACCACCGCGACCTGTCGACGCTCAAGGGCATCGTGACGATGGGCGCCCCGTTCGAGCGGAACGCCGCGCTGCGGTACCAGAAGGTGCTCACGCCGAACATCTCGAACGGCTACGGCACGACCGAGGCGTTCTGGAACACGTTCCTGCCCGGCGACGAGCTCACGACCTACGCCGGCGCCGCGGGCCGAGCCTCGATCGACGACGACGTCGTCATCGTCGCCGTGCGAGGCACGGGTCTCGGCGACCCGTCCGACCAGGTGGCGAAGGACGGCAAGGAGATCGGCGAGGTCGCCGTCCGCTCGATCAAGTCGGGCTACACCTACCGGAACAACCCGGCGGAAGACGCGAAGAAGTTCCGCGACGGCTGGTTCTACGCCGGCGACCTCGCGACCTGGAACGAAGACGAGGTGATCACCGTCGTCGGCCGGAAGGACGACATGATCATCTCCGGCGGCGAGAACGTCCACCCGGTGCAGGTCGAGGAGACCCTCGCGGCGCACGAGGGCGTCGCCGACTCGATCGTCTGCGGGCTCCCCGACCAGGAGTGGGGTCAGCTCGTCGTGGCGTACGTGGTCCGGAAGGACGGCGCCCTCGGCGACGAGCAGGCCGCGGCCGACGAGCTCGAGGCGTTCTGCCGGGCGTCGATCGACCTCGCCGACTTCAAGCGCCCGCGGCTCTACGCGTTCGTGAAGGAGCTGCCCTACACCGCGACGGGCAAGAAGCAGCACTTCGTGATGCAGGGCCAGTCGGCCCGCGACCACGCCGACGGCCGCTTCGTGAGGCCGGCCCGGTAG
- a CDS encoding cyanamide hydratase, with product MSTADALLAPPTPTAALALETVRAMADPGLVNHCLRSYAWGVARADALGLDYDAELLFVSSMLHDLGVVPLFDSHDQPFEDAGGAVGWVFAAGAGWPADRRERVREVIQRHMLPSVDPADDPEGHLLEVATSFDVRGAGADGWAPTLVADVLRRAPRLDFGDRFTGLIAAQARRKPASQARRLHDAGGPAAGAAYWASAAGVRPEGA from the coding sequence ATGAGCACCGCCGACGCCCTCCTGGCCCCGCCCACCCCCACCGCCGCCCTCGCGCTCGAGACCGTGCGGGCGATGGCCGACCCGGGCCTCGTGAACCACTGCCTGCGGTCGTACGCCTGGGGCGTCGCGCGGGCCGACGCCCTCGGGCTGGACTACGACGCCGAGCTCCTGTTCGTGAGCTCGATGCTGCACGACCTCGGCGTCGTGCCGCTCTTCGACTCGCACGACCAGCCGTTCGAGGACGCCGGCGGCGCCGTCGGCTGGGTCTTCGCCGCCGGGGCCGGCTGGCCCGCCGACCGGCGCGAGCGCGTGCGCGAGGTGATCCAGCGGCACATGCTGCCGTCCGTCGACCCGGCCGACGACCCCGAAGGTCACCTGCTCGAGGTCGCGACGTCGTTCGACGTGCGGGGCGCAGGAGCCGACGGCTGGGCCCCCACGCTGGTCGCCGACGTCCTCCGGCGAGCGCCGCGGCTCGACTTCGGCGACCGCTTCACCGGGCTCATCGCGGCGCAGGCCCGGCGGAAGCCGGCGTCCCAGGCCCGCCGACTCCACGACGCGGGCGGGCCGGCGGCGGGGGCGGCGTACTGGGCGAGCGCGGCGGGCGTGCGGCCCGAGGGCGCGTAA
- a CDS encoding glutathione peroxidase: MSLYDIPVETATGDTTTLGAYDDKLLLVVNVASRCGLTPQYGDLQKLQETYRDQGLQVVGFPCNQFNGQEPGSNEEIQEFCVATYGVDFPVFAKIEVNGENRHPVYDVLTETVDSQGDSGDVAWNFEKYLVAPGGQIIARVRPQESPATPEFVALVEQNLPAAA, from the coding sequence ATGAGCCTCTACGACATCCCGGTCGAGACCGCAACCGGCGACACCACGACCCTCGGCGCCTACGACGACAAGCTCCTGCTCGTGGTGAACGTCGCCAGCCGCTGTGGCCTCACACCCCAGTACGGCGACCTGCAGAAGCTGCAGGAGACCTACCGCGACCAGGGCCTCCAGGTGGTCGGGTTCCCCTGCAACCAGTTCAACGGCCAGGAGCCCGGCTCCAACGAGGAGATCCAGGAGTTCTGCGTCGCGACCTACGGCGTCGACTTCCCCGTCTTCGCGAAGATCGAGGTCAACGGCGAGAACCGCCACCCGGTCTACGACGTGCTCACCGAGACCGTCGACTCGCAGGGCGACTCGGGCGACGTGGCGTGGAACTTCGAGAAGTACCTCGTCGCGCCCGGTGGCCAGATCATCGCTCGCGTCCGCCCGCAGGAGTCGCCCGCGACGCCCGAGTTCGTGGCCCTGGTCGAGCAGAACCTCCCCGCGGCCGCCTAG